The Oscillatoria salina IIICB1 DNA segment GCTGCCTTTAGGATCTTACCTGGAACAGCCTGTTACTTGGCTGCATTATCTCGATCCCAGAGTAAAACTCGTTTGGTTGATGAGTTTTCTGGCTGCACCTTTGCTGGCAAATCCTTATTGGCGGATCGCTTTGGTGGTAATCTTGATTCTGCTAACTTTATCCGCCGCTATTCCGGTGCGCGTCTGGCGACAGCAAATGGGCTGGCTACTGTTTTTGTGTGTTTTTGTGTTTATAATTACTTGTCTGGCTCCAGATGGGTTGGCTGTAGAACATCAACCTCGTTTACCGCTTCTCGAAACCGATTTTCCCCAACCTACAGATTATCAATATGTGTTATTTGACGGAGGACGAGTAACCATAACTCGTCGCTCTTTGGATTTAGCAGTGCGTGTCAGTACAGTAATTTTTACTTTAATTTACAGCACTACTCTCTATTTGTTAACTACTGCTCCGGAAGAAGTAACGGCGGGATTAGAAAATTTGCTGCAACCGCTCAAAGTTTTCCGCTTACCAATTACTGAAATTACCTTAACTTTAACTCTTTCTTTGCGTTTTATTCCTTTGGTTTTGGAGGAAGTGCAAAATTTAGCTAGATCGATCCGCACGAGGGCGATAAATTGGAAAAAGTTGGGACTGCGGAAAAGTTTCCAAATTTGGTTGGTTGTTGCCGAAAGATTGCTGGAAAATTTGTTATTACGAGCCGAGCAAATTGCGATCGCGATGGATATACGTGGCTTTACTACTCCCGAGCGACATCAGGTAAAATGGCATCAGCTACGTTTAAGATGGGGTGATTGGCTAGCTTTGGCAAGTTTAGTTCCTTTTTGGTGGGCGCGAGTTTATTTTGGTTCCTAACTAGATTATTACTAAAATTACTAATTTTTTGCAGAATTTTTGCTCTTCCTCTTGACAAAAAACTAGTGAAATGATAAAAGCTTTGGCAAGCGCTTAAATTAGTTGGCGATCGCATTGAGGATTTGCTTTCCAGCTACCTTTAACTAAAATCAGGTTAATTATTCAGGGAAGTCGTCAAAAGTGAATTGTGAATATAGTAAGATTTATCCCTAGCTGACCCCAGAACAGGATATCATCAACCTAAGCTGTTTTCTCCTAAATTTATTTGTCTGGGTGGAATTGCTGCAAAACTCAGACAGAATACTTCCCAAAAATTATTTTCAGTACAGTCTATCCCCTCCTAGGGATGGGTATTTTTCTGGCAAAATTTCTAAATGAACACGGAAAACTATATAAATCATCCTACTTTCGGTCTTTTGTATCGAGTTTGCGCGGTAGACGAGCATCAAGAACTTTATACGACTCTTTATGCTCAACGCCTCTTTTTTGTGGTGACAGTTACTCAAGAAAATTTCGGTTTTGAACCGATTAGCAGATCCGATGCTCGACTGATGGTGGAAAACCGCCTGCGTAAATTGCGCCGTGGTGGTTCAACCCAAGAGTACGAACAGCTTCAAGCTATTCATCAGCAAACTTTCCAATGACAAGCTTAATCGCTAAACGCATTACAAAAATTCGCTCCTCTCTCCCTGCAAAAGTTCGCCCGATCGCAGTTACGAAGAAAGTCTCTGTAGCTGCGATGCGAGAAGCATACGCAGCAGGAATTCGCGATTTTGGTGAAAATCGCATTCAAGAAGCTTTACCTAAACAAGAGCAGCTACAAGACTTACCCGATATTTGTTGGCACTTTATCGGTCATTTACAAAGTAATAAGGCAAAAAAAGCGCTCGAACAGTTTCAGTGGATTCACACCTGCGACAGCCTCAAATTAGCTCAAAGATTGAATCGGCTAGCTGCTGATTTACCCTCACCACCGCAAGTCTGTCTTCAGGTAAAAATTCTCCCCGATCCTGATAAATACGGCTGGAGTGTTCCAGAGTTACGAGCAGATTTGTCAGCGTTAGACCAGTGTAAGAGGCTGAAAATCAAAGGGTTAATGACAATTCTGCCTTTAGGATTAACTGACGAGGAAACACTCACCGCTTTTCAAGAAGTGCGATCGCTGGCAACAAAAATTAACCAGCAAAATTGGTCAAATTTACAAATGCAAGAGTTATCAATGGGTATGTCAGCAGATTATCATTTCGCTGTTCAAGCAGGAGCAACTATGGTGCGCTTGGGACGAATTATTTTTGGCGAGATTGAGTAGGAAGAGGGGGAGGATAAACTGTTAACTGGTAAATGCGGCTAGGTGCTCGCTGCTAACTGGTCAATGGCATAAGATAACATATAGCCAAGTCAAAAGCTCGATCGAGCAAAGCCCAGTGCCGATCGCGTTAAAGACAAGGTCGGTGCAGCGATCGCGGACAGTCGGGAGGAATTCAAGCTAAGAGCGAGTAATCTGGAACTACCACTAAACCAGCCGACTCGTGTATACTGAAAAGTCGATTTTGCAGTAGCAAAAGGGGAAAATATCTTAAATATTTCGCCCAGTGGCTGCCAAATCTTTAAAATAAACCAACCTAGCTAAAACCCTTCTGGCGCTCCGGTTTCCCAGTTCAAAGCACATAAAGTTAAGTGAGGCAGAGTAAACCGTGAATACAATTTTTACTAAATTAAGAGATTTCGTCGGCGGCATGAATGAAGCAGAAGAGTACGATTATTACGAGGAAGAAATGGAAGGGGAAGATTACCAAAATGTTTACAATGAAGAACCTCCCCGTCCGACTGAAGAGGAACGTGCTACTCCTCGTCGTCCTCGCCGAGCAACTGTAGCGGCGGAAGCAGCAATGGGTTCCAGAAGTAATGTCATTGGAATGCCGGGCGCGACTGGGGGAATTTCGGAAGTTGTGGTGGTTGAACCTCGTTCTTTTGAAGAAATGCCTCAAGTGATTCAAGCTTTGCGAGAACGCAAATCGGTGGTGTTAAATTTAACGATTATGGACCCGGATGAAGCACAACGAGCAGTCGATTTCGTTGCTGGTGGAACTTACGCGATCGATGGTCATCAAGAGCGTATCGGCGAAAGTATTTTTCTGTTTACGCCAAGCTGCGTTCAAGTTAGCACCCAATCTGGAGGTGTGGTACATGAAGTAGCGGCGGCACCAAGAAGTACGGGTAGTGCTGCTAGTCGTCCTTCGGCACCTGCACCTGCGTGGACGGCGGAAGCAAGTCGCATTGCACAATAAGATCGATTTCTGTAAAGTTGCTATTGGCGTTGAGCTAATAGCAATGTCCTGTTAATAATTTACAAAGTGGCTGTTAAGTTAGGTTTGATTGGTGGCGGGGTGATGGGAGAAGCTCTGTTATCCCGCCTCATTGCTCGAAGAATTTATCTTCCTGATACTGTGTTGGTGAGCGAACCGTTATCAGCACGGCGCGATTACCTGAAGGAAAAATATCAGGTTCGGGTAACTGCTGATAACCAAGCCGCAGCTTCGGCGGATGAGGTTTTGCTTTTGGCGGTTAAACCTCAAGCTCTTGATGCGGTTGTGGCGAGTTTGGCGGGGGAAAGGGAAATTTGTCCCCTGGTGATTTCCATTTTGGCAGGTGTGCCGATAAGTCGTTTGGAGGCGGCTTTTCCAGAGCAATCTGTCATTAGAGTGATGCCCAATACTCCAGCGACTGTAGGGGCTGGAATGACAGCGATCGCCTCTGGTAGTCAGGTTAACTCGGAACAGGTGGCTTTGGCGAGGTCGATTTTTGAAGCTGTGGGACAAGTTGTGGCAGTACCGGAGTCTTTGCTGGATGCGGTAACTGGGCTTTCGGGATCGGGTCCGGCTTTTGTGGCGATCGCGATTGAAGCTTTGGCTGATGGTGGAGTGGCGGCTGGGTTGCCAAGAGCGATCGCTTCTCAGTTGGCTGTGCAAACTGTTCTTGGTACGGCTCAATTACTCCAAGAGTCGGGTTTGCATCCGGCTGCACTTAAGGATAAAGTGACTAGTCCTGGCGGTACTAC contains these protein-coding regions:
- a CDS encoding energy-coupling factor transporter transmembrane component T family protein, which translates into the protein MDLLRSLPLGSYLEQPVTWLHYLDPRVKLVWLMSFLAAPLLANPYWRIALVVILILLTLSAAIPVRVWRQQMGWLLFLCVFVFIITCLAPDGLAVEHQPRLPLLETDFPQPTDYQYVLFDGGRVTITRRSLDLAVRVSTVIFTLIYSTTLYLLTTAPEEVTAGLENLLQPLKVFRLPITEITLTLTLSLRFIPLVLEEVQNLARSIRTRAINWKKLGLRKSFQIWLVVAERLLENLLLRAEQIAIAMDIRGFTTPERHQVKWHQLRLRWGDWLALASLVPFWWARVYFGS
- the pipX gene encoding transcriptional coactivator PipX, producing the protein MNTENYINHPTFGLLYRVCAVDEHQELYTTLYAQRLFFVVTVTQENFGFEPISRSDARLMVENRLRKLRRGGSTQEYEQLQAIHQQTFQ
- a CDS encoding YggS family pyridoxal phosphate-dependent enzyme; translation: MTSLIAKRITKIRSSLPAKVRPIAVTKKVSVAAMREAYAAGIRDFGENRIQEALPKQEQLQDLPDICWHFIGHLQSNKAKKALEQFQWIHTCDSLKLAQRLNRLAADLPSPPQVCLQVKILPDPDKYGWSVPELRADLSALDQCKRLKIKGLMTILPLGLTDEETLTAFQEVRSLATKINQQNWSNLQMQELSMGMSADYHFAVQAGATMVRLGRIIFGEIE
- a CDS encoding cell division protein SepF, which gives rise to MNTIFTKLRDFVGGMNEAEEYDYYEEEMEGEDYQNVYNEEPPRPTEEERATPRRPRRATVAAEAAMGSRSNVIGMPGATGGISEVVVVEPRSFEEMPQVIQALRERKSVVLNLTIMDPDEAQRAVDFVAGGTYAIDGHQERIGESIFLFTPSCVQVSTQSGGVVHEVAAAPRSTGSAASRPSAPAPAWTAEASRIAQ
- the proC gene encoding pyrroline-5-carboxylate reductase, which gives rise to MAVKLGLIGGGVMGEALLSRLIARRIYLPDTVLVSEPLSARRDYLKEKYQVRVTADNQAAASADEVLLLAVKPQALDAVVASLAGEREICPLVISILAGVPISRLEAAFPEQSVIRVMPNTPATVGAGMTAIASGSQVNSEQVALARSIFEAVGQVVAVPESLLDAVTGLSGSGPAFVAIAIEALADGGVAAGLPRAIASQLAVQTVLGTAQLLQESGLHPAALKDKVTSPGGTTIIGVAELEKLGFRSALIQAVQAAARRSQELGE